The Flavivirga eckloniae genomic interval ACCATTACTTTTCTGTCGGCATGTAGTTTCACGGCATTTGCCAAAACAATTTTTTCTAAATCACGACCTTTGGCAATTAGATCCTTAATGGAATGGGTATGGGATACATGAGCGACATCCTGTTCAATTATTGGTCCGGCATCCAATTCTTCGGTAACGTAGTGACTCGTTGCTCCAATAATTTTTACCCCTCGTTTATATGCAGAATGATAAGGTTTAGCACCAACAAATGCTGGAAGAAAGGAATGGTGGATGTTTATTATTTTGTTCGGGTATTTTGTAATGAGTTTTTCCGAAACTATTTGCATGTATCTGGCTAACACAATAAAATCTATATGGTGTTCTTCCAATAGTTTCAATTGCTTGTCTTCAGCTTCAGCTTTGGTATCCTTAGTAACAGGAATATGATGAAATGGAATTTTAAAATTATCTGCAATAGGTTTTAAGTCCAAATGATTACTAACAATAAAAGGAATTTCCAAATTAAGTTCGCCAGAATTATAGCGGCCTAATAAATCATATAAACAGTGATCGTACTTAGAAATAAACAAAGCCATTTTTGGTTTAACTTCAGAAGAATAAATGCGCCATTTCATATCAAACCCATTAACCAAATTGTTTTTAAAAGATTCTTTAAAAGCGTCTGTTGAAAAAGATTGTGCTGTGAATTCACTCTCTAAGCGCATAAAAAAGATATCTTGCTCTCTATCTACATGTTGATCTATATAAACAATGTTGCCACCTTCTTTAGCAATAAAATTTGTTACCGAAGCAATGATATTGGGGCGGTCTTTACAATGGATTAAAAGGGTAATTTTATTCATGTATGTAGAAATCAATTGGTCTCAAAATTAGTGTAAAAAATAAACAAGAGGTAATAGTGATTATTATTTTAGATAATATTGTGTAAATGGTTTATTTTTTTGAATATTTCGTAAATTGCAGCACCTAAAATTAAGATTCTTTACGAATGAAACAACAAGAAGCATATAAGCCAAAGCATAAAGTTCGAATAGTAACAGCAGCATCATTATTTGATGGTCATGATGCCTCTATAAACATTATGCGCCGAATCATACAGGCTACAGGAGTTGAAGTGATTCATTTGGGACATGATAGAAGTGTAGAAGAAGTTGTAAATACTGCAATTCAGGAAGATGTAAATGCCATTTGTTTAACCTCTTACCAGGGCGGACATAATGAGTATTTCAAGTATATGTACGATTTATTAAAAGAAAAAGGAGCTGGTCATATCAAGATTTTTGGTGGCGGTGGTGGCGTTATCCTGCCCTCAGAGATTAAAGATTTGATGGATCATGGCATTACTCGTATTTATTCTCCCGACGATGGTCGCGAAATGGGGCTACAAGGCATGATTAATGATTTGGTAGAGCAGTCGGATTTTGCCATAGGAGATGCTTTAAATGGAGAAGCCGACAGTTTAACAAAAAAGCAACCAAAATCAATTGCTCGTATCATTTCTTCAGCAGAAAATTTTCCGGAAGTAGCTAAAGATGTTTTAAATAAAATACATGAAAAAAATAAAACATCTAAAGCACCAGTTTTAGGAATTACGGGTACAGGAGGTGCTGGAAAGTCCAGTTTGGTTGACGAATTGGTAAGACGGTTTTTAAGCGATTTTCCAGA includes:
- the purU gene encoding formyltetrahydrofolate deformylase, which codes for MNKITLLIHCKDRPNIIASVTNFIAKEGGNIVYIDQHVDREQDIFFMRLESEFTAQSFSTDAFKESFKNNLVNGFDMKWRIYSSEVKPKMALFISKYDHCLYDLLGRYNSGELNLEIPFIVSNHLDLKPIADNFKIPFHHIPVTKDTKAEAEDKQLKLLEEHHIDFIVLARYMQIVSEKLITKYPNKIINIHHSFLPAFVGAKPYHSAYKRGVKIIGATSHYVTEELDAGPIIEQDVAHVSHTHSIKDLIAKGRDLEKIVLANAVKLHADRKVMVYNNKTVIFS